In Paenibacillus sonchi, a single genomic region encodes these proteins:
- a CDS encoding GyrI-like domain-containing protein — MNVTVEDIPSSKIVYMRQKGPYGMANSQLMEKFKGWVQSNSFTDSMSVILGIAQDNPALVEPENCRYDACLVVPEDYSVNSDEVSAGSIRGGSYAVFKIPHTAEAVQKAWVDIFTELANQGLTLDETRPILERYTVELVNHHYCEICVPVQ; from the coding sequence ATGAACGTAACCGTTGAAGACATACCATCCTCTAAAATTGTATACATGAGACAGAAGGGTCCTTATGGAATGGCCAACTCACAGTTAATGGAGAAATTTAAAGGGTGGGTACAATCTAATTCCTTTACTGACAGTATGTCTGTTATCCTCGGGATTGCCCAAGACAATCCTGCGTTGGTGGAACCGGAGAATTGCCGCTATGATGCATGTCTGGTGGTACCTGAGGATTATAGTGTAAATTCTGATGAAGTCAGCGCGGGCAGTATTCGCGGAGGAAGCTACGCTGTATTTAAGATTCCTCATACCGCAGAAGCTGTTCAAAAGGCCTGGGTTGATATATTCACGGAGTTGGCGAATCAAGGGTTAACTCTGGATGAAACAAGACCCATCCTGGAGCGATATACCGTTGAACTTGTCAATCATCATTATTGCGAAATTTGCGTTCCTGTTCAATAA